The following nucleotide sequence is from Firmicutes bacterium ASF500.
CAACTGGCCCGTGAGGCCGGACGGGCGGAATTTTCCCCCGGTCAGGTGGTCTACGACCCGGGCCACTTCCGCCGCTGTCTGGGCGTGGTGTTCTCCGGCCGGCTCCAGGTGACCAAGGGGAGCCTGGCTGTCAGCCTGCTGGAGCCGGGGGACCTGTTCGGAGCCGCCGCGCTGTACAGCGGCGAGGCAGAGTTTGCCTCCACCATCACCGCCCAGCGCCCCAGCGCCTGCCTCATGCTGGAGCAGACCCTGGTGGACCGCCTGCTGGCTGAACAGGGGCAGATCCGGGAAAACTACCTGCGCTACCTCACCGGCCGCATCCGGTTTCTCTCCGGACGGCTCCAGGCTCTTGCCCAGCCGGGGGCGGAGGGAAAGCTGGCCCGCTACCTCCTGTCCGGCGGCGGGGGCGAGCTCACCTGTTCCGCTACCCAGCTGTCCCAGCGCCTGGGCCTGAGCCGGGCCTCCCTCTACCGGGCCTTCGCCGCCCTGGAGGAAAACGGCCTCATCACCCGGCGGGGCAAAACCATCACCGTCGCCGACCCGGCGGGGCTGGAGGCGGTGATGTGACCGGACCGCCGCCTCTGTAGGGCGCGACGATTCCGGCGCGCCGTATCCAACCACCGTACAAACCGCCAAAAAACGGGCTGCCGAGTCGTCGGCCCCTACAAAAAACCTCAACCAAAAGGAAGATCGACCATGAAACGAACCCTCTCTCTTCTCCTCACCGCCGCCCTTTCTCTTACCCTGCTAGCTGGCTGCGGGCCCAAGCCCGCCGCCAGCGGCTCCGCCTCCTCCGCGCCCGGCGCCAGCTCCAGCCAGCCGGATTCCTCCGGGGCCTCCAGCTCCGGCCAGCCGGCGGGCTCCACCTCTGAGCCCGGTGATTCCAACGCCGCCAGCGGACCCAGGCTGATGGTCCTGTCCGGCCCCACCGGGGTGGGCGCGGCCAAGATGATGGCCGATAAGGACGGGATATCCTCTGTTGAGGTGGTCACCGACAACGCCGAGGTCCAGGCGGCCCTGAACAACAAGAGCGTGGACATCGCCGCCATCGCCACCAACGCCGCCGCCGTTCTGTCCGCCAAGAACGAGGGGAGCATTCAGGTGCTGGCCATCAACACCCTGGGGGTGCTCTATATCCTGGAGAAGGGGGACACCGTCCACAGCATAGCCGACCTGGCGGGCAAGACCCTCTACGCCCCCTCCAACACCAAGGGGGCCAACCCGGAGCACATTTTGAACCACCTGCTGGACGGGAACGGCGTGGACCCCTCTGAGGTCAGCATCGAGTGGCTCACCCCCCAGGAGATCACCGCCAAGATGACTTCCTCCGACGCGGGTATCTGTATGCTCCCCGTCCCCGCCGCCACCGCCCTAATGGTCCAGGACAGCGCCGTCCGGGAGGCGGTCTCCCTGTCCGACGCCTGGATGGACCTGGAGGGCAGTGAGCTGCCCATGGGCTGTATCGTGGCCCGCACCCAGTTTATTGAGGAGCATCCCCAGGAGGTGGAGGCTTTCCTGACCGCCTATGAGCGGTCCATTGAGTATATGTCCGACCCCGCCAATGCCGCCGGCGCCGCCGCCCTGGTGGCCGAATACGGCATCGCCCCCAACCCCAAGGTGGCCGAGAAGGCCATCCCCCAGTGCTCCCTGACCTATATTGCCGGTCCTGAGATGCGGAATATTTTGGAGAACTATTACAGCATCCTCTTCCAGGTGGAGCCCAAGTCCATCGGCGGCGGACTGCCCTACGACAGCTTCTACTATGGCCTGTCCTAAGCCCCTGAAAAACCTGCTCTATGTCCTGCTGCCCCCGGCCTTCTGGCTGGGGGTCTGGCAGGTCTGCGCCTTTTTGGTGGACCGCCGCCTGAAGGGCCGGGGCAACGAGCTTCAGCTGCCCTACCCCGCCTCGGTGTGGAGCGTCTTTACCGCTATGGCTGGGACGGGGGAGTTCTGGGCGACGGTGCTCGCCTCTCTGGGCCGGATTGCCCTGGGACTGGTCTGGGGCGTTGCCCTGGGGGCGCTCCTGGCCGTTCTCACCTGCGCCTCCCCCTGGGCCGACCGGCTCCTCTCCCCCGCCGTCCGGGTGGTGCGGGCGGCCCCGGTGGCCTCCTTTATCCTGTTGGTGGTGCTGTGGACGGGGCGGGACAACGTCCCGGCGGTGATCGCCGCCATGATGGTGGTCCCCGTGGTGTGGGACAGCCTGTCCCGGGGCATCCAGGCGGTGGACAAAAAGCTGCTGGAGCTGGCCCAATGCTATCGCTTTTCCCGGTGGAAAACTTTGACTCTGATCTATCTGCCCTCCCTGCGGCCCCACATTCTGTCCGCCCTCACCACCGCCGGGGGGCTGGCCTGGAAGTCGGGGGTGGCGGCGGAGGTCCTCTGCCTGCCCGAGCCCTCCCTGGGCCAGCGCATCTACTACACCAAGTACTATCTGGACATACCGGAGCTCTTCGCCTGGACGGCGGTGACGGTTGCCCTCAGCCTGCTCCTGGAGCGCCTCCTCCGGGCCGTTCTGGCCCGCTGGGGAAGGGGGTGGGGGACATGATCCGCTGTCATGAGCTGACCGTCGCCTTCGGGAGCAAGGCGGTGTTGGACCGCTTCTCCCTCGACATCCCGGAGCGGGGCGTCACCGCCCTCTCCGGGCCCTCTGGCTGCGGCAAGACCACCCTTCTGCGGGTACTGGCGGGTCTGGAGCGTCCCCAGGGGGGCACGGTCTCCGGGGCGGCCCCCGATCAGACCGCCATTCTCTTTCAGGAGGACCGCCTCCTCCCCTGGCGGACGGTGGAACAGCACCTCACCGATGTCCTCCCCGGGGAGCGCTGGGGAGAGGTCCCCGCCCTTCTGTCCCTGGCCGAGCTGGAGGGGGAGGAAAAGAGCTTTCCCTCCGCCCTGTCCGGCGGGATGGGCCGTCGGCTGGCCCTGGCCCGGTGTTTGGCCCTGGACGCCCGGCTCTACCTCCTGGATGAGCCCTTTGCCGGTGTGGACCTCCCCCGGGCTTTGCGGATTTTGGAGCGCCTGAACGCCCTCCCCGCCCCTGTCCTCCTGGTCAGCCACGAGCCCGCCATCCTCGCCCGCGCCAGCGCCACCCTCACCCTGGACGGTCCGCCGTTGAGGCTGTCTTCCTAACAGCCTGTAGGGGCGGGTATTACCCGCCCGCCGCTATCGCGGGACTGGTTTGTGTCCTGCGGGCGGATAATATCCGCCCCTACAAGATTTCAAAAACCTCGCCAATGGCGAGGTTTTTTGCAATCAGAAAGAGCGCCTGTCCAACTGGACAGGCGCTCTTGAGCTGTAGGGGGAAGTCCCTTACTTCGCGGCCTTGGCGGCCTTGATGGCCTCGATCAGCAGCGGGGTGACCTTGAACAGGTCGCCGCAGATGCCATAGTCGGCAATCTCGAAGATGGGGGCGGTGTCGTTCTTGTTGACGGCGATGATGCACTCGGAGTCCTGCATACCAGCCTTGTGCTGGATGGCGCCGGAGATGCCCAGAGCGACATAGATCTTGGGATGGACGGTCTTACCGGTCTGACCAACCTGATGGTCGGCGGACAGCCAGCCGGAGTCGATGGTGGCACGGGAGCCACCCACGACGCCGCCCAGGACCTCAGCCAGCTCCTCAGCCAGCTTGATGCCGCCCTCAACGTCTTTGGAGATGCCGCGGCCCACGGAGACGACCACGTCAGCACCGATCAGGTCCACCAGCTTCTTGGCGGCCTTGACAACCTCCACGACCTCAGTCTGCATATCGTCAGCAGTGAGGGTGAAGCTGGGCTTGATGATCTCGCAGGCGTCGGCCTTGGCCTGATCGAAGGCGGCCTTCTTCATGACACCGGGACGGACGGTAGCCATAGCGGGACGGAACCGGGGGCAGATGATGGAGGCCATCAGGTGGCCGCCGAAGGCGGGACGGGTCATCTTCAGGTCCCGGGACACGTCATGCTTCGCGCCCAGCACCACGGCGTGGCTGGTGGCGTCGATGCGCTCGGGGGCCAGGGTGGAGTTCTCCT
It contains:
- the ssuC gene encoding Putative aliphatic sulfonates transport permease protein SsuC, yielding MACPKPLKNLLYVLLPPAFWLGVWQVCAFLVDRRLKGRGNELQLPYPASVWSVFTAMAGTGEFWATVLASLGRIALGLVWGVALGALLAVLTCASPWADRLLSPAVRVVRAAPVASFILLVVLWTGRDNVPAVIAAMMVVPVVWDSLSRGIQAVDKKLLELAQCYRFSRWKTLTLIYLPSLRPHILSALTTAGGLAWKSGVAAEVLCLPEPSLGQRIYYTKYYLDIPELFAWTAVTVALSLLLERLLRAVLARWGRGWGT
- the acrA gene encoding Acryloyl-CoA reductase electron transfer subunit beta produces the protein MSTFNSSDVAAFKGGVWVFCEQRQGSMMPTSYELISEGRKLADELDTKLYGILLGDGIEGIAKELGGYGADGVYVCDHPLLKDYTTDGYTKVICDVIEEYKPEIMLIGATNIGRDLGPRCAARLHTGLCADCTHLDVDMGIYKDFLKENSTLAPERIDATSHAVVLGAKHDVSRDLKMTRPAFGGHLMASIICPRFRPAMATVRPGVMKKAAFDQAKADACEIIKPSFTLTADDMQTEVVEVVKAAKKLVDLIGADVVVSVGRGISKDVEGGIKLAEELAEVLGGVVGGSRATIDSGWLSADHQVGQTGKTVHPKIYVALGISGAIQHKAGMQDSECIIAVNKNDTAPIFEIADYGICGDLFKVTPLLIEAIKAAKAAK